In Sander lucioperca isolate FBNREF2018 chromosome 21, SLUC_FBN_1.2, whole genome shotgun sequence, the following proteins share a genomic window:
- the LOC118494115 gene encoding uncharacterized protein LOC118494115 codes for MYSNNIPMEFVEGSRGIYKPIRVLFDTPIYERALQLCWHVKSYKSKIALVIELLRLQRENRIPSKVTLEDMTDLLVEQSKDTIRVQLWEFELEDFDEEEAKPLLTLVWEVNNSMKMRDIEFEATRLLKSPEDIPPCFQHPKLVNLAQEYGRSLTEQLQSAPRSKLLSPGDVVVEVVPKVLQGFWLPPPSTFLDMPSQQLSEMAVSVTKFVLDRVSTALSTVHHRVNFFRSIRDSMVLSIQETVRQMYPQDVLRRRLNCFAAQVLNTIVDAAVKEVLLLFQPQTDTHVPANTSTKNNCTQHTQAVDLNEEPGLEEDGEPIQDPESSVLYSPPSPLTPNAEPAANIFLDVTVSSASMPRLEACSAVVPALPSSVPPTDEPPTITVVQDGLTISQIEPAEQLTPETDFAEVSSPPLPLTPATEHPVTTSVLDSNHMNERTTRKPDSSVLSPPHASLTSSKSSANIDLDETEDSSCVPSLKTPVATAHPPPLTPTITVVHNGLTISQIEPAEQFTPETDFAKGTSPPLPMTPPAEPPVMTLVLNGEDVIKELSREPDSAVTATLQALPINHDAAQDDLTISQVKVEKKSGVQRFFSWFRKTLCCCCLPEDAD; via the exons ATGTACAGCAACAACATACCAATGGAGTTCGTTGAAGGAAGCAGAGGCATCTACAAACCCATCAGGGTGTTGTTCGACACGCCCATATATGAGCGGGCTTTGCAGCTCTGCTGGCATGTGAAGTCTTACAAGTCCAAGATTGCATTGGTGATTGAACTTTTGAGGCTTCAGCGGGAAAATAGGATCCCATCTAAGGTGACTTTGGAAGATATGACAGACCTGCTGGTAGAGCAAAGCAAAGATACAATAAGAGTGCAGCTCTGGGAGTTTGAATTGGAGGACTTTGATGAGGAAGAGGCCAAGCCTCTTCTCACGCTGGTGTGGGAGGTAAACAACAGCATGAAAATGAGAGACATTGAGTTTGAAGCCACAAGGCTACTCAAGTCACCAGAAGACATCCCTCCTTGTTTTCAACATCCAAAGCTTGTTAATTTGGCTCAAGAGTACGGCAGGAGCCTGACAGAGCAGCTGCAGTCGGCCCCCAGGTCCAAACTGCTCAGCCCAGGAGATGTGGTGGTGGAGGTCGTTCCAAAAGTCCTGCAGGGCTTCTGGTTACCTCCTCCAAGCACCTTCCTCGACATGCCCTCCCAGCAGCTCAGTGAAATGGCTGTTAGTGTCACAAAGTTTGTTTTGGACCGGGTCTCCACTGCTTTGTCCACTGTGCACCATCGGGTCAACTTCTTCCGCTCCATCAGAGACAGCATGGTCCTGTCTATCCAGGAAACGGTTAGGCAGATGTACCCTCAAGACGTCCTGAGGAGAAGGCTTAACTGCTTTGCAGCACAAGTGCTGAACACTATTGTTGATGCTGCAGTGAAAGAGGTCCTTCTGCTGTTTCAGCCTCAGACCGATACCCATGTGCCTGCAAATACAAGCACCAAAAACAATTGCACCCAGCACACCCAGGCTGTAGATTTGAATGAGGAACCTGGTCTGGAGGAAGATGGAGAACCAATCCAAGATCCAGAATCATCTGTTTTGTATTCTCCACCCAGTCCTCTGACTCCCAATGCTGAACCTGCTGCCAATATtttcttggatgtaacagtatcATCTGCCTCTATGCCCCGCCTAGAAGCCTGCTCTGCTGTGGTTCCAGCTCTGCCATCTTCTGTTCCCCCTACTGAT GAACCTCCTACCATCACTGTTGTCCAGGATGGTTTGACAATCAGCCAGATTGAACCAGCGGAGCAGTTGACTCCAGAGACAGACTTTGCCGAGGTGTCATCACCACCACTTCCTCTGACCCCTGCCACTGAACATCCAGTCACGACATCAGTCCTGGATAGTAACCATATGAATGAAAGGACCACCAGAAAACCTGACTCTTCTGTCTTGTCTCCTCCACACGCTTCTCTGACTAGTTCTAAATCTTCTGCAAACATTGACTTGGATGAAACAGAGGATTCTTCCTGTGTGCCCAGCCTAAAAACTCCTGTGGCTACAGCTCATCCACCACCTCTGACTCCTACCATCACTGTTGTACACAATGGTTTGACAATCAGCCAGATTGAACCAGCGGAGCAGTTTACTCCAGAGACAGACTTTGCTAAGGGGACATCTCCACCACTTCCCATGACTCCCCCTGCTGAACCCCCAGTCATGACTTTAGTCCTGAATGGTGAGGATGTGATCAAGGAGCTCAGCAGAGAACCAGACTCAGCTGTGACTGCGACTCTACAggctcttccaatcaaccatgaTGCAGCGCAGGATGACCTTACAATCAGCCAGGTTAAGGTTGAAAAGAAGAGTGGAGTCCAGCGCTTCTTCAGTTGGTTCAGGAAAACACTATGCTGCTGTTGCCTGCCTGAAGACGCAgactga